Proteins from a genomic interval of Bradyrhizobium sp. CCGB01:
- a CDS encoding MOSC and FAD-binding oxidoreductase domain-containing protein, whose translation MARLLSVNVGLPRNITWKDRTVRTGIWKAPVHGRCRVGRLNLDGDGQGDLNGHGGEQRAVFVYQIDSYHYWQKQLNRTDFVHGQFGENFTVEGLPDDTVCIGDRYQIGSAVFEVTQPRVTCYRVGIRTNEPKMPALLTSSGRPGFYFRVLSEGEVGAGDEIVKVGEATERMTIAEINALLYSPDHPRDRLERALRIGALSPGWRSSFEALLQSRTSDAGGSGNAGLAPAAAAHPAAPGFRALVVASIDREAVDVVSLSLQHPDHEPLPLPLPGQYLVLRLPRTDGSPLIRSYSLSGPQSTENYRISVKIEPGGAAGSYLRDHVRAGDVLDVSSPRGGFTLQSRERPVVLLSAGIGATPVLAMLHALAATRSTRQIFWLHAARDGQHHPFADEVRRLMLALPRGRSFVCYSRPDSRDKLGKDFDAPGHLSRPLFEDIGIPREADVYLCGPARFMADMKQALAAFGTTSERIHLELFNGGESLIPGIVGAAMRAPHPPKDATDSGPLVSFARSGIAAHWKPSAYTSILELAEACDVPVRWSCRTGVCHNCESGLVSGAVAYDPPPLDKPAEGNLLICCSQPVQDVIIDL comes from the coding sequence ATGGCGCGACTTCTGTCAGTGAATGTGGGACTTCCGCGTAACATCACCTGGAAGGATCGCACGGTCCGCACCGGGATCTGGAAGGCTCCCGTGCATGGCCGATGTCGAGTTGGCCGGTTGAACCTGGACGGAGATGGCCAGGGCGATCTGAACGGCCACGGTGGTGAGCAGCGAGCAGTCTTCGTCTACCAGATCGATTCGTATCACTATTGGCAGAAGCAACTGAACCGCACTGACTTCGTCCACGGACAGTTCGGCGAGAATTTTACGGTCGAAGGACTGCCCGACGATACTGTTTGCATAGGCGATCGTTATCAAATCGGTAGTGCCGTGTTCGAGGTCACCCAGCCGCGGGTGACCTGCTATCGCGTCGGCATCCGGACCAACGAGCCGAAGATGCCAGCATTGCTGACGTCCAGCGGACGGCCAGGGTTCTACTTCCGCGTCCTGAGCGAAGGCGAGGTCGGCGCCGGGGACGAAATCGTGAAGGTGGGCGAGGCCACCGAGCGAATGACGATCGCCGAGATCAACGCTCTGCTCTATTCGCCCGATCACCCGCGCGATCGGTTGGAACGAGCCTTGCGAATCGGAGCACTTTCGCCGGGATGGCGCTCGTCGTTTGAGGCGTTACTTCAGAGCCGGACCAGTGATGCGGGAGGGAGCGGCAATGCAGGCCTCGCCCCGGCAGCCGCTGCACATCCGGCCGCCCCGGGATTTCGCGCGCTCGTTGTTGCGTCGATCGATCGGGAGGCCGTGGATGTCGTTTCTCTTTCCTTGCAGCATCCGGATCATGAGCCGCTGCCACTGCCTCTACCCGGCCAGTACCTGGTCCTGCGCCTTCCGAGAACCGACGGCTCGCCGCTCATTCGCAGCTACTCGCTCTCGGGTCCTCAATCGACGGAGAACTATCGGATCAGCGTGAAGATCGAGCCGGGCGGAGCGGCCGGGAGCTACCTGAGGGATCACGTTCGGGCAGGCGATGTCCTCGATGTGAGTTCTCCACGCGGAGGCTTTACCCTGCAATCCAGAGAACGACCGGTGGTGTTGCTCAGCGCAGGGATCGGAGCAACGCCCGTTCTGGCCATGTTGCACGCCTTGGCAGCGACCCGCTCGACACGACAAATCTTCTGGCTGCATGCCGCACGCGACGGGCAGCATCATCCATTCGCCGACGAAGTACGCCGCCTCATGCTTGCCCTCCCCCGAGGCCGCAGCTTTGTCTGCTACAGCAGACCGGATTCGCGCGACAAGCTCGGCAAGGATTTTGATGCTCCTGGCCACCTATCACGACCGCTCTTCGAGGACATCGGTATCCCGCGCGAGGCGGACGTCTACCTCTGCGGACCGGCTCGCTTCATGGCGGACATGAAACAGGCGCTCGCAGCATTCGGAACGACGTCGGAGCGCATTCACTTGGAACTCTTCAATGGCGGCGAGTCATTGATTCCCGGCATCGTCGGCGCGGCCATGCGAGCTCCGCACCCGCCCAAGGATGCCACCGACAGCGGCCCGCTGGTATCCTTCGCGCGAAGCGGCATCGCCGCCCATTGGAAACCGTCGGCTTACACGAGCATTTTGGAGCTGGCCGAGGCGTGTGACGTTCCGGTCCGCTGGTCGTGTCGGACCGGCGTCTGTCACAACTGTGAAAGCGGCCTGGTGTCAGGCGCAGTGGCCTATGACCCGCCGCCGCTGGATAAGCCGGCCGAGGGCAATCTCCTGATCTGCTGCTCGCAGCCGGTTCAAGACGTCATCATTGATTTGTAG
- a CDS encoding haloalkane dehalogenase, which produces MISAEFPYQKKRRQVLGREMAYVEVGEGNPIVLLHGNPTSSYLWRNVLPHLQPLGRCIAPDLIGMGDSDKLPDSGPSSYRFVEHRRYLDALLEALDVRERVTLVIHDWGSALGFDWANRHREAVKGIAFMEAIVAPQGKDHWDKMGMRPALEALRSEAGETMVLQNNYFIEEILPNAILRKLSAAEMAQYRRPFAEPGEGRRPTLTWPRQIPIEGEPADVVAIATDYANWLGKSNVPKLFLKAEPGAILDNHTLVNLVRGWPALTERSVAGIHFVQEDSPDEIGRAVVDWMKTLG; this is translated from the coding sequence ATGATCTCCGCGGAGTTTCCGTACCAAAAAAAGCGACGGCAAGTTCTGGGCAGAGAGATGGCCTACGTGGAGGTGGGAGAAGGCAACCCCATTGTGCTGCTGCATGGTAATCCCACCTCCTCGTACCTGTGGCGCAACGTATTGCCACATCTGCAGCCACTCGGACGCTGCATCGCCCCCGACCTGATCGGCATGGGCGATTCAGACAAGTTGCCTGACAGTGGTCCCAGCTCGTATCGCTTCGTCGAGCACCGCCGCTACCTCGATGCCCTGCTCGAGGCCTTGGATGTACGCGAGCGAGTTACCTTGGTCATCCATGACTGGGGCTCGGCTCTCGGCTTCGACTGGGCCAATCGCCATCGCGAGGCCGTAAAGGGAATCGCGTTCATGGAGGCGATCGTGGCGCCGCAAGGTAAAGACCACTGGGACAAGATGGGAATGCGTCCCGCCTTGGAGGCGCTGCGCTCGGAGGCCGGCGAGACGATGGTGCTGCAGAACAACTATTTCATCGAAGAAATCCTGCCGAACGCCATCCTGCGAAAGCTCTCCGCCGCGGAGATGGCACAGTACCGACGGCCGTTCGCCGAACCTGGCGAGGGGCGACGGCCGACGCTGACCTGGCCCCGGCAAATACCAATCGAGGGCGAGCCTGCCGATGTGGTTGCGATTGCGACCGACTATGCGAACTGGCTGGGGAAGAGCAACGTGCCCAAGCTGTTTCTGAAGGCTGAGCCCGGTGCGATCCTTGACAATCATACGCTGGTCAACCTCGTGCGTGGGTGGCCGGCTCTGACCGAGAGGAGCGTGGCGGGAATCCATTTCGTCCAGGAAGATTCGCCGGACGAGATCGGACGAGCGGTCGTCGACTGGATGAAGACACTCGGCTAA
- a CDS encoding DUF427 domain-containing protein, whose amino-acid sequence MGLSWQQGPLSTGAIGRFLVSEPLPKRLLYVEPLRRRMRVRFGGRWIADSEQILLLFEPGRYPVAYFPETDVSPQILERTEHTSQHADLGPTSWYSVRSDEQHVAARGAWQHTELPAHASDLQGLVAFAWRAMDAFYEEDERIVGHAADPYHRIDIRQASRHLVVNHQGRVIADTRRPLVLYESGFAPRWYVPRSDVDESALTAVKLQTFCPYKGLCSYYSIGETRQAAWSYPDPYPEVRRISNFVSFEPDIVTVHLDGKQMHLEPGQSVVPHGPDRNLDVAEIVKEPAPSGR is encoded by the coding sequence GTGGGATTATCTTGGCAACAAGGCCCGCTTTCAACGGGAGCAATCGGCCGTTTCCTCGTCTCCGAGCCGCTGCCCAAGCGACTGTTGTATGTCGAGCCGTTACGCCGGCGCATGCGCGTTCGCTTTGGAGGACGCTGGATCGCCGACAGCGAGCAAATCCTCTTGCTCTTTGAGCCCGGCCGCTATCCTGTGGCCTATTTCCCGGAAACCGACGTTTCCCCGCAGATCTTGGAGCGCACCGAGCATACCAGTCAACACGCGGATCTTGGGCCCACGTCCTGGTACAGCGTCCGGTCGGACGAGCAACACGTTGCGGCGCGAGGAGCGTGGCAGCACACAGAACTGCCCGCCCATGCGAGCGACTTGCAGGGTCTGGTCGCCTTCGCCTGGCGTGCCATGGATGCATTTTACGAGGAAGATGAGCGCATCGTGGGCCATGCAGCCGATCCCTACCACCGGATCGACATTCGCCAGGCCTCCCGTCATCTCGTCGTCAACCATCAGGGCCGGGTCATCGCCGATACAAGGCGGCCCTTGGTCCTCTACGAATCCGGTTTTGCCCCCCGCTGGTACGTTCCACGTTCCGACGTCGATGAGTCCGCCCTCACCGCGGTGAAACTCCAGACCTTCTGCCCGTACAAGGGTCTCTGCAGCTATTATTCCATCGGAGAGACACGCCAGGCGGCATGGTCCTATCCCGACCCCTATCCCGAAGTCCGCCGCATCTCCAATTTTGTGTCGTTCGAACCAGACATCGTGACGGTTCATCTCGATGGCAAGCAGATGCATCTCGAGCCGGGCCAGTCGGTCGTTCCGCACGGCCCAGATCGCAATCTCGACGTCGCCGAAATAGTCAAAGAGCCGGCGCCTAGTGGCCGGTAA
- a CDS encoding SDR family NAD(P)-dependent oxidoreductase — MNTDQKVVVVTGASRGLGEAIVKAYRRRNYRVVATSRSIAPSSDPDFLAIRGDIADPETGRRVIESALERFGRVDTLINNAGIFIPGPFEKYTEQNYKDVLASNLNGFFFITQRAIKTMLEQGGGHVVQITTTLVEYANSSVPAVLASITKGGLAAATRGLAIEYASRGIRVNAVAPGMIKTPLHAPETHEAVASLHPLKRMGEPEDIAQAILYLEDASFVTGETIHVDGGQIAGH, encoded by the coding sequence ATGAACACGGACCAGAAGGTTGTTGTCGTTACGGGGGCTTCGCGGGGCCTCGGCGAAGCAATCGTCAAAGCATATCGCCGCCGCAACTATCGCGTTGTCGCGACATCTCGATCGATCGCACCATCATCCGATCCTGACTTTCTGGCAATCCGTGGCGACATCGCCGATCCGGAAACTGGAAGGCGCGTCATCGAGTCTGCTTTGGAGCGATTCGGACGTGTTGACACGTTGATCAACAATGCCGGTATCTTCATCCCCGGGCCATTCGAGAAATATACCGAACAGAATTACAAAGACGTTCTCGCATCCAACCTGAACGGCTTCTTCTTCATTACGCAGCGTGCCATCAAGACGATGCTGGAGCAAGGAGGGGGTCACGTCGTCCAGATAACGACCACCCTGGTCGAATACGCCAACTCGAGCGTCCCCGCGGTTCTGGCGTCGATAACCAAGGGCGGCCTCGCCGCCGCGACGCGTGGTCTCGCAATCGAATACGCCTCCCGCGGCATTCGCGTTAATGCGGTGGCTCCCGGCATGATCAAGACACCTCTTCACGCTCCCGAGACGCACGAAGCTGTGGCATCGCTGCATCCCCTCAAGCGGATGGGTGAACCCGAGGATATTGCGCAGGCGATCCTCTACCTGGAAGACGCCAGCTTCGTAACCGGCGAAACCATTCACGTTGATGGTGGCCAGATCGCAGGTCACTGA
- a CDS encoding ATP-binding protein translates to MLRDGARTGGPRHPLHAEFARQRIELANNVWRPGVAAPQSFDDTVISLAIQPAGPRHLRFVLIVVVVLCLAFIALLPFQHTQLPEFNAIEPSVAAVMSINDLITSVLLYAQCSIVPSRRFLVLATGYLFTALIIIPHALTFPGAFTVTGLIGAGPQTSPWLFFAAHFVFPATLLCYALLRGTDDESPLPPSWALSGIYGSIAIVVFSVGGLTLLSTAGHEYLPTIVSDRTHAIPAHLTIINVSIIALTVISLAALWTRRRTVLDYWLTLISIALILEEACFSLAVLRFSVGFYAGRVFWLFTSIVVLLLLLLEITKLYARLARSYTLLERERNNKLLNIQATAASIAHEVRQPLTAIVASGGAALHYLEKTPPDHEKIRKSLRRMISESERTSKVFDGIRALFGRVDQRREAVDVNEIIRDVLKSVEGELSDNEIAVSSELNELSDLDGNRTQLQQVMFNLVHNAIEAMQCIAHRRRALRVRTERRVDSAIKIVMEDTGPGIDPTQLDSIFNAFVTTKPAGMGLGLAICRQIIERHGGHLIASSDGSSGAKFEVVLPAGPANGAGRSN, encoded by the coding sequence ATGTTGCGCGATGGCGCCAGGACAGGAGGGCCGCGACACCCGCTTCATGCGGAGTTCGCCCGCCAGCGGATCGAGCTGGCCAACAACGTGTGGAGACCGGGCGTGGCCGCGCCACAAAGCTTCGATGACACCGTGATTTCCCTGGCAATCCAACCAGCGGGACCGCGACACCTCCGGTTTGTGCTGATTGTCGTGGTGGTCCTGTGTCTCGCCTTCATCGCACTTCTGCCGTTCCAGCACACGCAACTCCCGGAGTTCAACGCGATAGAGCCATCGGTCGCTGCCGTGATGTCGATCAACGATCTCATTACGTCGGTTCTGTTATACGCCCAATGCTCGATCGTTCCCTCGCGAAGATTCCTGGTGCTGGCAACCGGCTATCTGTTTACCGCATTGATCATTATTCCACACGCTCTCACGTTTCCCGGCGCATTTACGGTGACCGGCCTGATCGGCGCGGGCCCGCAAACATCCCCATGGCTCTTCTTCGCTGCGCACTTCGTCTTTCCAGCCACGCTGCTGTGCTACGCGCTGCTAAGGGGTACAGACGACGAAAGTCCTCTGCCGCCGTCCTGGGCGCTATCTGGAATCTACGGCAGTATAGCAATTGTGGTGTTCTCTGTCGGCGGACTTACACTTCTGTCCACCGCCGGCCACGAGTACCTGCCCACCATTGTAAGCGATAGAACGCACGCCATTCCGGCTCACCTGACAATCATCAACGTATCTATCATCGCTCTTACGGTCATCTCTCTTGCGGCGCTGTGGACCCGAAGGCGAACCGTGCTCGACTACTGGCTGACGTTGATCTCGATCGCATTGATCCTGGAAGAAGCATGCTTTTCGCTTGCGGTTCTTCGCTTCTCGGTCGGCTTCTACGCAGGACGCGTGTTTTGGCTCTTCACCTCGATCGTCGTTCTGCTGCTGCTACTCCTGGAAATAACAAAATTGTATGCCCGGCTTGCGCGTTCCTACACGCTGTTGGAGCGCGAACGAAACAACAAGCTATTGAACATCCAGGCGACAGCAGCTTCGATTGCCCACGAAGTGAGACAACCCTTGACGGCGATTGTTGCGAGCGGCGGCGCCGCGTTGCACTACCTCGAAAAGACGCCGCCCGATCATGAGAAAATCCGTAAATCCCTGCGCAGAATGATCAGCGAAAGTGAACGTACCAGCAAAGTGTTTGACGGCATTCGCGCTCTGTTTGGAAGAGTCGATCAGAGACGAGAGGCAGTCGACGTGAACGAGATTATCCGTGATGTGCTGAAGTCCGTTGAAGGGGAATTGTCGGACAATGAGATCGCCGTCTCGTCCGAACTGAACGAGCTGTCCGACCTTGACGGCAATCGAACTCAATTGCAGCAGGTCATGTTCAATTTGGTCCACAATGCAATCGAGGCGATGCAATGCATCGCGCATCGAAGGCGGGCGCTGCGGGTGAGGACCGAGCGCCGTGTTGATAGTGCAATCAAAATCGTGATGGAGGACACCGGCCCCGGAATTGATCCGACCCAGCTCGACAGCATCTTCAATGCATTCGTGACCACGAAACCGGCCGGGATGGGATTGGGACTGGCTATTTGCCGACAGATTATCGAACGGCACGGCGGCCATCTTATCGCATCGTCAGACGGCAGCAGTGGCGCGAAGTTCGAAGTTGTGCTCCCGGCCGGACCAGCCAACGGCGCAGGTCGAAGCAATTGA
- a CDS encoding OprO/OprP family phosphate-selective porin: MHINRLASTMMLTATALTSVSLQPARASNAGGNDAEISSLKQQLLLLEHRLDILQKETAASAAAAANAKAEAKAAARAAVTIPAKAPVPYSSALVSMPNNRPTICSADGENCIGITGRLHWDVGGYDYRPNTAATSPQRLNSGENVRRARIGIAGKFLGDWNFALVYDFGGSSDGFGGAAPGSLPGGGVSGLENAYLSYTGLKPFGGKMAIEGGIMDLPWTIDEATSSNETTFLERSSAQVIAVNVAAGDFRSTFGTRWWNDSFWVGGYVTGPTTGSIHSASSVTPAGSTEQYGAVARAAGQLASGSNYSLHLGANAEWLIQPPRNLVTNAQTVSFSDRPELRIDPTALISTSAVANASGVQVYGAEAAASYGSLYVQGEYYWYNVDRDASTGLAPIGAPSLHFQGGYAQASYVLTGETRTYNASTASYSGVKPADPFSLRGGGWGAWEVAGRVSTINLNDRLATATGVAGGRQTVYTAGLNWYVNGNLRFMLDYLHGDVAKQQSPTSTADTGATFDAVAMRTQFAF, encoded by the coding sequence ATGCACATCAATCGTTTAGCATCCACCATGATGCTCACGGCAACCGCGCTCACGTCAGTCTCGCTTCAACCAGCGCGCGCATCGAACGCGGGCGGTAACGATGCGGAGATATCGTCCTTGAAGCAACAATTGCTTTTGCTCGAACACAGGCTGGATATACTCCAGAAGGAGACGGCAGCGAGTGCGGCGGCCGCGGCGAATGCAAAGGCCGAAGCAAAGGCGGCAGCAAGAGCCGCGGTTACGATTCCAGCGAAAGCTCCGGTGCCGTATTCCAGCGCGCTCGTATCGATGCCGAATAACCGGCCGACCATCTGCAGCGCCGACGGCGAGAACTGCATCGGCATCACGGGCCGCCTGCATTGGGATGTCGGCGGTTACGATTACCGTCCAAACACGGCGGCGACCTCGCCGCAACGACTGAATTCTGGTGAGAACGTCCGCCGCGCGCGCATCGGCATCGCAGGCAAATTCCTCGGCGACTGGAATTTTGCCTTGGTCTATGATTTCGGCGGTTCGTCGGATGGCTTCGGCGGCGCGGCGCCGGGGTCTCTCCCGGGTGGGGGCGTTTCGGGACTTGAGAATGCCTACCTGAGCTACACGGGCCTCAAGCCGTTCGGCGGTAAGATGGCGATCGAAGGCGGCATCATGGACCTTCCATGGACGATCGACGAGGCCACGAGCTCCAACGAAACGACGTTCCTCGAACGCTCGTCAGCTCAGGTCATCGCGGTCAATGTCGCCGCCGGAGATTTCCGTTCGACGTTCGGTACGCGCTGGTGGAACGACTCGTTCTGGGTCGGCGGTTACGTCACCGGTCCGACCACGGGTTCAATACATTCCGCTTCCAGCGTGACGCCTGCGGGATCCACCGAACAGTATGGTGCGGTTGCCCGCGCTGCGGGCCAGCTCGCCAGCGGCAGCAATTACTCGTTGCACCTCGGTGCCAACGCCGAGTGGCTGATCCAGCCGCCGCGTAATCTTGTGACCAACGCGCAGACGGTTTCGTTCAGCGATCGTCCCGAGCTGCGGATCGATCCGACCGCGCTGATTTCGACCAGCGCAGTCGCCAACGCCTCGGGTGTACAGGTCTACGGTGCCGAAGCCGCGGCAAGCTATGGGTCGCTGTACGTCCAGGGTGAGTATTACTGGTACAATGTCGATCGCGATGCATCGACGGGACTGGCGCCGATCGGTGCACCGAGCCTTCATTTTCAGGGGGGCTATGCGCAAGCAAGCTATGTGCTGACCGGCGAGACCCGCACCTACAATGCGTCAACTGCCTCGTACAGCGGCGTTAAGCCGGCGGATCCATTCTCGCTGCGGGGCGGCGGCTGGGGCGCTTGGGAAGTCGCAGGCCGTGTCTCGACGATCAATCTCAATGACAGGCTGGCAACCGCAACTGGGGTCGCAGGCGGTCGGCAGACCGTCTACACAGCGGGCTTGAACTGGTACGTCAATGGCAATCTCCGCTTCATGCTGGACTATCTGCACGGCGACGTCGCCAAGCAACAGTCGCCGACTTCAACGGCAGACACCGGCGCGACATTTGATGCGGTAGCAATGCGGACCCAGTTCGCATTCTAA
- a CDS encoding YkgB family protein translates to MTTLANTNSAQSSLVRALRQSGLLAEDLDYQVVRAAMMIMFFFFGYQKWFPYEFERLDPFISNGPLIWWLYPVFGHAGASYFLGLSEWTFGALLLAGFWSHRLGVLGALGSTGTFIATVTIIPFMPEGWDVAAGGFPAMTGNVPFLMKDVVLLAVSFYLLRQDLARLARQ, encoded by the coding sequence ATGACTACACTTGCAAACACCAATTCCGCTCAAAGTTCTCTTGTCCGCGCCTTGCGCCAATCCGGCCTGCTCGCAGAAGATCTCGACTATCAAGTCGTTCGCGCGGCGATGATGATCATGTTTTTCTTCTTCGGTTACCAGAAGTGGTTTCCATACGAATTCGAACGACTGGATCCATTCATCAGTAACGGCCCGCTGATCTGGTGGCTCTATCCCGTGTTCGGCCATGCCGGCGCCAGCTATTTCCTCGGGCTCTCGGAGTGGACGTTCGGCGCGCTGCTGCTCGCAGGCTTCTGGAGCCACCGGCTCGGCGTGCTTGGCGCCCTCGGCTCGACCGGCACCTTCATCGCGACCGTCACCATCATTCCCTTCATGCCGGAGGGCTGGGATGTCGCTGCGGGAGGTTTCCCGGCGATGACGGGTAACGTGCCCTTCCTGATGAAGGACGTCGTTCTGCTCGCTGTCTCTTTCTATCTGTTGAGGCAGGACCTGGCTCGCCTGGCGCGACAATGA
- a CDS encoding carboxymuconolactone decarboxylase family protein gives MARLSVPNLEVDAGPSGQVYAQIKKAIGSVPNTFAAIAAHGPAALKAILAADTVLASGGLTKSDKEIVKLVISEAAGCDYCVAAHSHLGRLVGLPPEVVKQIRDGLPTGDAQRDALVAFVDKLARTSGTVSDKDFAAIKAAGYSDAQLVDISLAFATTAFTNIFNRINDTEIDFPTAA, from the coding sequence ATGGCCCGTCTTTCCGTCCCCAACCTCGAAGTTGACGCCGGCCCGTCCGGCCAGGTCTATGCCCAGATCAAGAAGGCCATCGGCAGCGTGCCGAACACATTCGCGGCCATCGCCGCCCATGGCCCGGCCGCTCTCAAGGCCATCCTTGCCGCCGACACCGTGCTCGCCTCCGGCGGCCTGACCAAGTCCGACAAGGAGATTGTCAAGCTCGTCATCAGCGAGGCCGCCGGCTGTGACTATTGTGTCGCCGCCCACAGCCATCTCGGAAGGCTCGTCGGCCTGCCGCCGGAGGTGGTGAAGCAAATCCGCGATGGCTTGCCCACTGGCGACGCCCAGCGTGATGCACTCGTGGCTTTCGTCGACAAGCTCGCGCGCACAAGTGGCACGGTCAGCGACAAGGATTTCGCCGCGATCAAGGCCGCCGGCTACAGCGATGCGCAACTCGTCGACATCAGCCTTGCCTTTGCCACCACGGCGTTCACCAACATCTTCAACCGCATCAACGACACCGAGATCGACTTCCCGACGGCCGCGTAA
- a CDS encoding VOC family protein, producing MKFSVEVITVPVEDVERALRFYVDRVGFVLDVDYSPNDAFRVVQLTPSGSSCSIQIGKGITDAPVGSLRNAYLVVTDLETARRDLLGRGVQVSDIRHKTPIAAWDGGFASGLDPARGNYASFADFSDPDGNRWILQERGYRTA from the coding sequence ATGAAGTTCTCGGTCGAGGTGATTACCGTTCCCGTAGAAGACGTCGAGCGGGCACTGCGTTTCTATGTCGACAGGGTTGGCTTCGTGCTCGACGTCGACTATTCGCCGAACGACGCATTCCGGGTTGTACAGCTCACTCCTTCAGGTTCCAGTTGCTCGATTCAGATCGGCAAAGGGATCACCGACGCGCCCGTCGGATCACTCCGCAACGCGTATCTTGTGGTCACTGATTTGGAGACTGCGCGCCGCGACCTATTGGGACGCGGTGTGCAAGTCAGTGATATCAGGCACAAGACGCCAATTGCAGCGTGGGACGGCGGCTTCGCCTCCGGCCTAGATCCCGCGCGCGGGAACTACGCCAGCTTTGCCGACTTTTCGGATCCGGACGGAAACCGCTGGATACTCCAGGAACGAGGCTACCGCACCGCTTGA
- a CDS encoding cupin domain-containing protein, whose product MDWLSRLFEMMPVRGRLDLRCSYGAPWRIEQGPGEANEIPYHAVLVGSAMLENPAGGRPLQLKAGDIALLPSNPRHVMHDGSGAAPLKARNRASLNFTISENPGSDQRLDLLCGHFAIAPPHDRLLRHYLPPILIVSAGARAGQPDTAEQLAGLVALMRVETTDDHLGGRAMLNALSTAMFTLVLRLASEAGDAPRGLLALAGHPRLAPVVGAMFNEPARPWTLPEFAQLANMSRATLARQFQEKLGRSPSDLLTDIRMTLAANELRKSPISTGAVAEAVGYLSEAAFQRAFKSHMGITPAQWRKEAQNAATIDDLELAETTEAIPGADDV is encoded by the coding sequence ATGGATTGGCTGAGCCGACTGTTCGAGATGATGCCGGTGCGCGGTCGTCTGGACCTGCGCTGCTCCTATGGCGCGCCTTGGCGGATCGAGCAGGGACCAGGCGAGGCCAACGAAATCCCGTACCATGCGGTGCTGGTAGGCTCAGCGATGCTGGAGAATCCAGCGGGAGGCCGGCCGCTGCAGCTCAAGGCCGGCGACATTGCGCTGCTCCCGAGCAACCCCCGGCACGTCATGCACGACGGCAGCGGGGCTGCGCCGCTGAAGGCCCGCAACCGGGCGTCACTCAATTTTACGATCAGCGAAAATCCCGGCTCGGATCAGCGGCTCGATCTGTTGTGCGGACACTTCGCGATCGCCCCGCCGCACGACCGGCTGCTGCGCCATTATCTGCCGCCGATCCTCATCGTCAGCGCCGGCGCGCGAGCCGGACAGCCGGACACGGCGGAGCAACTTGCAGGCCTCGTTGCCCTGATGCGTGTCGAGACGACGGACGATCATCTTGGAGGCCGCGCGATGCTGAACGCACTATCGACGGCGATGTTTACGCTGGTGCTGCGCCTCGCCAGCGAGGCCGGGGACGCGCCGCGGGGGCTGCTTGCGCTCGCGGGTCACCCCCGACTGGCACCGGTGGTCGGAGCCATGTTCAACGAGCCGGCACGCCCGTGGACACTGCCCGAGTTCGCGCAACTCGCGAACATGTCGCGTGCGACACTCGCCCGTCAATTCCAGGAAAAGCTCGGTCGTTCGCCGAGTGACCTGCTGACGGACATCCGAATGACCCTCGCCGCGAACGAGCTGAGGAAATCCCCGATTTCGACCGGAGCGGTCGCGGAAGCGGTTGGATACTTGTCCGAGGCGGCGTTCCAGCGCGCGTTCAAGAGCCACATGGGCATCACGCCTGCGCAATGGCGGAAGGAGGCGCAGAACGCGGCGACGATTGACGACCTGGAACTGGCCGAGACCACCGAAGCGATACCTGGCGCGGACGACGTTTAG
- a CDS encoding YkgB family protein yields MNFIIDTLGRSGLLRRDLDYHLLRASMVIIFAWFGYDKWFESEIKGLLPLITHGPFIFWTIPVLGIGGTSVLLGASEWTFGSLLLLGYWNKKLGVLGALGSCCTFIATVTILPFAPDAWDPGAGGFPAMGMVAAFLLKDLVLLTVSVYLLKQDVQRVIAARGKPTLAREGSMLSATN; encoded by the coding sequence ATGAACTTCATCATCGATACGCTCGGCCGTTCGGGCCTGCTGCGGCGCGATCTCGATTATCACCTGCTCCGTGCCTCGATGGTGATCATCTTCGCGTGGTTCGGGTACGACAAATGGTTCGAATCCGAGATCAAAGGGCTGCTTCCATTGATCACCCACGGCCCGTTTATCTTCTGGACGATTCCGGTCCTGGGCATCGGCGGCACGAGCGTTCTTCTGGGAGCTTCAGAATGGACCTTTGGTTCGCTACTGCTCCTGGGATATTGGAACAAGAAACTGGGTGTACTTGGCGCTCTCGGTTCCTGCTGCACCTTCATTGCAACCGTTACGATCTTGCCGTTTGCTCCTGACGCCTGGGATCCCGGCGCCGGAGGGTTCCCAGCCATGGGAATGGTCGCCGCTTTCCTCTTGAAGGATCTCGTCTTACTGACCGTCTCTGTCTATCTGCTGAAGCAGGATGTTCAGCGAGTCATCGCGGCGCGCGGGAAGCCGACATTGGCCCGAGAAGGTAGCATGTTGTCCGCTACGAACTAA